From Taeniopygia guttata chromosome 3, bTaeGut7.mat, whole genome shotgun sequence:
cagagaaacagcaaaaaaagagCTGTCACCTGCAGGACCTCAGCTTCATTACTTAATTGTCTGATCACATACAAGTTGCTCTAGCAAAATTTTAGAGAACTGGTTACTATCGCAAGTACACAGCACAAAGCAAGAAGACAAATTTGGCAAAGTAACAACAAATGTGCCAGTCAAAAGTGCAGGAGGTGCTTATTAGTGAGAATAAAATGTCAGGACAGACATCTTAACCTGAGAATTCAAGATAAAGGGACCATTCCAACAACTAAGCAATTTATTTCTGTGCCTTATTTCCCCTATGGTGGATAAAAAAGGTTGATATTCTCTTTGAATATTCATGACACTTCAGCAATAAAAACTTAAACACATAGAAGAATTTCACAAAGAGAACTCAGATTCAGACAAAAAAGCATAAGAAGAATTTAGCAGCTCTAGGTTAGTATCTGTAAGAACATGCATTTAACCCCAAAAGTTAGAAAATACATTGATTAGATACCTGGTTGGCAAAATAATCAGTAAGGGTCTCACAAAAAAACTGCGTGACCATGTAGTTAAATGTCCTACGATAGGACAACAATGTTGTCCCTTCTGACTTCTGCTAAAGAAGCAGCATTATAAGCAAAATACTCAGCgggtttgtttttcagcagTAAATACAACCAACTACCTTTGACTTTAAAGAAAGTGAATTTGCATAGCAGAACAGGAACCTGTCCCAGATGGTCTCTAGTATATCTTCACAGCATCAACCGAACTGCAGAAACTACATTCCTGACTACAAGGAGCCAGCAAATAACCAGCTGAAATGGTAATTAGAccacaataattttttaaattttctctgaaaaaataacaatattCAAAGATGgcaaatgataaaaaaaagaCATGACTAAGTGCAACTAAGTTGCATTTACTCCTCATCTCTGATTCAACTCCAAGCGTTATCAAAACAAGTGAGATGCAGGTGGTATTGCACAGATTCAGATATTCAGATTACAGAACAAGTTGGGTCATTTTGGAGTGCAATCCCAACTAAATGACAGGCTCCCCATCCAATGCTGGACAAGTCATCACCTGACCTATTCATGTCCCTGAGACATGATGTATATTCACAAGACAAGTGTCATTCATCTTGATGTCTGCTTATGCACTTGTATGTGACCATACCATGATCCTCCTTGTGATCAGGTACAGAATGGCTCTTCATCCTTTTATGGATAACATTGAGATATTTTTATTGGGGCTGTTTAAAGGTCAAGGAGTTTGTAAATATGACCCAAGAGCTAATTCCACAAAGACAAGTGAAGAGCAAAACACCCCAATCAATTTCAAGGCAGTTTTTTTCTAGCAATGCCACAACAAGCATTTTGGTTTATCCCACACTGGCATGCCGTTCTTCTTAAGAAAGGCCATGTTCACACCACAACATGTTATTACAACAGATGAAGGGTACAGAAATCTGACAGAAGCAGTTCAGAGTTCAACCCCTTTTTGCTTTAGCACAATATTTAGCACCATCTCAACACAGAGTATGttcctcctttttctgtgaCCCTCAAGCGATGAGTAATGATACCCTGATATCCTATGCCACAGCCCTCTAGAGAAGGGGAAGCAGCTTACACTATTTTGTTCATAATATTCATAATGAACATAGGGCCAGGGACTTAGCAAGTGACTTGAGTTTACACAGAGATGAGAAACATTacagatgaaaagaaaagcaaacaaaaaagaaccAGCCAGATAACTACAGATACACAAAAATAGATACAGGTGGATTTAAGCCCTTTCTgcaatattatttatttacctACCCTTGTAACagtgaaaatttattttgatgttTATTTACTTACAAAATTTTCTGTGTTAGAAAGAAGACTTTTTACAAGTTAGAAATTTTAAGAGAAGAACTGACTATTAGTTGTATGTGATGGTTTTGTCTCCATGTCAAAATTGGCTGGTGTAATTATTCAGTAACTGCTGCATCACCAACTTCTCACTCTGCAAATATTATTCTGGAATAAAACTGACTATTGTAAAATACCATAATTACACTTTTCTTAAAAAGCAAAGCCATTAATCACACACTTTTCCTGGAACCAGTGCTTCCCAAAACCTACACTTTTATATAATCTTTAAATGTAAACCTTTACCGATATGATGCtaaccaaaataaaacttaCTATCCTGTTAAAACTCATCTCCATTACTCTCATTCCATATACAATctttttattacttattttaaataaccTTCTGAAAATGAGACATTTTCTTATGACTTGCGACTGAAAGGTAGtttcccttaaaaatatttcacaacaGACCACAAAAACCTACAGGAGTATCTTTACCCTCACTTAGGACAGCCTGAAACATCTGTAGTGTAAGAATGCAGAAGAGCAAAGTAAACAGGGTAGGAAGTTCACAAGGTTTCAAAAGTTGGGGGGGGTCCTATGGACACAAGATAATTTTCTAGTTTCTCCTGGCGACAAGCAAAAGCACTAAAAGCACAGAAGCACGTGAGGGTGCAACGACAGAAGAGCAAGTGGAAAAAAGGCCTATCATTCACAGACTTCAAGCTCAGTTATCCCAATCAACCCCACAGCTGTATCCATTTTCAGAACCAGAATCAGGACCTTAACTACGAATTAAATCAGTAGCATACTTGACAATTTCACATTTTGATACCTCCCATAAGGAATAAGCAAAGGACAAGCAAACACCAAGTTACCTGCAAGGCATCATCTACCTGTAACTTTATTAAAACAGATTGGAGCCCCATCCCAGAAACAGTGTATTAGGAGGTCACAGGTGACATCTGGGAAAAACACAAATTGCCTTGCCTTGGTTGACCTAGTTAAAATTAAAGGACTGCAGCtataatttttttgtcattgcaTGCATTAGTGTCAAGTCTCCCGTTCCACTCTGTTAGCGCCTAGGAAGGCAGGCGGCAAGTTCTTGACGAggatctccagcagcagggcctcCCTCCCTCGGCCGCCCACCCCGGGGCCCTGCAGGGGCGGAGGGGGCCGCTGCCGCCCTCCAGGCTCAGCCCGCCTTCCGCCAGCGCCGGAGCGCTTCCAGCGGGCACGGGAGCCACGGAAAATCCCCCACACCACCGAGCCCGGCCGCCCAAGTTTCTCTCTCTGGGGGAAGGCGGTCTCACCGCCGGCTCCCTCCCGAGGAGCAGGCTGCCCGCCCCGAGGTGCCCGGGGAGCAGGGCTCGGCCGGCGGCGGGGGCCCCTCACGGCTCCCCCGGGAggcgccgccccccgcccccgggggCCCTGCCCGGATGGGCGCCGGAGTTGGTACATACGGGTCTGCCGCGGGAGGCGAGGAGAAGGGTGTAGTTTGTTTTAAACATGGCttgcctctcccctcctcccttttACTCGGAGCCATCGCTCCGGCGCGGCGGGATCCGGCCGCCCCGGGTGGGGGCTGCCTCCTCCCCGCCGCGGCGCCAGAGTTTGCGAGCAGGAAACTCCTCCCGCGGGGGCCAGGGGCGAAGCCGCAGCTGCTGCAGCGCTTCTCCCCGGCGGcggagagggaggaggaaggtgggGGCTGGAGTTGTGATAGCGACTTCGCCCCCCGGGGAGCGGGGCGACACCGCCCCGCGCGGCACCGGGAAAGTAAACAGGCGGCGGGAAGCGGCGGGGCGGGGTGCGAAGGGGGCTTGCAACAGGCAGCTAAATGCCCGGGCTCGGGAGCCATCCGCGAAGCCCAGCacggagcggcggcgggagaGCGGCGGGAGAGCAGCGGGCGCCCGTGGCCCCCGACGCGCGTTTCCTCCGCCGGCCACCGCTCGGCCCCCCCGACCCCACCCGGGGAGGCAGGACCCGCCGCACACCCGGGGCGCCTCACCTTTCTCTTCGGCATAATGTCCCTGCTCCGGGCCGCCAAAGTAAAGCGACCGAAAGAAGCTCCGGCAGAAGCGCGGGATCCgcccggcggtggcggcggcagcggcggcgacACCGGCGTGGCTTGGTGCCCGCAGCTGTGCCCGCGCCCGGtgcccgccgcgccgcccccggcgccccggcagcccccgccgccAGCGCCCGCCTCGCCGAcggggcgggcggagcggggcggccgcggctccCGATTGGCTCccccggcggcgccgcgccccccgccccggcggCAGCCGCTAATCGCGGGCCCGGGATTCTCCATCCGCCGTCGGGAAGGCGAACCAGGCGGCGGTCTGGGCGCGTCGGGCAACTTGCGTGCGGTGAGCGGCGAACAGCGAACAGCATCCGCTCGTAAATCTCTGCAGTGGTCCTTGTACAGGTGCATTATTTCAGCCTGTTCAAATTTACCTTCGTTTTGTCCTCTCGCTAGGTTCTGGCTTCCCCTCCTCAACTGAAATCAGCCGCAGTCTTTCTCCATCGCTACTGTTCTACCTTTTTCAGCCCGGGGGTTTGTTTTGCCGTGTAAATCCATTTATGCTCCAGATGCGAGCATGCTGTTGTATCAGGTCTCCTCATTACATTGCCCTGATAAATCACTAGCAAGACAAACCAGTGCCACTGAGAGAAGCGCTCCATTACAAGGTGGGGTAATCAATTCTTTATCTGAAGCTCAAATGCCACCtaccttctttttcttttagttttaatgagaaaaataaaagtgattgGCTTGTTCACATATTGAAACTAAGTGATCCCTCTCAAGTACCTGCAGAAGAAGCAGAACGAAACCCGAAGGTTTTCCAAGGGGTTGGCCACCTGCCTTTTAACCACGAGCTGTGGTTAGGATGTGCATAGAGCATCATATAGCAGTCACAGATCCAATTTTTCCTGAGGGCATTTGAACTCGTACCTCTTGTTCTCCCacaatattattattttgacAACAAACTATGGTATCTCTGGAGCAGGAGAGGTTAGATCCTACTGTTGATATGGTTTCAAGAGCTTTGTTGAGCTTAACAATTTGTActaattaaataatttgtaCTAATAATTCACCAGGGCGGGAACTCATCTGGGTTTGCTCCCAGTTACATGTGTAAACCACCAAATTAGGGAGTCACACCCACTTGCTTACATGCTATTCATGTCTATTTAAATAGTTTGTACAAAGTGGTATAGTTCCACACAGAAAGACTGGAAATATGGCCTTTAACAGGGGATGCTCAGGCCCACCTTAACATAGTATCTTGCCTGGGTACTGAGTATAGGAAAGAAACAGGTCAGCATTACTCTGTAACTTAACttttcactgtttcttttcccaTCTGTTCTCCATTTTCCCAGGTATCTTTAGTCATTAATGAATGATGGAAGCAACCCCCTGCTGCTTCACTGTGTACCATCCATTcagaaggagaaaacagaggTAGCCCTCCATTAATACAGATGAAATGTCACCCACGGGAGAATTATGGATATGTGCAATGCTTTACTCCTATGCCATCCAAAAAGTTTGGACTGGTCCCACATTTCATTCCAAACTAAAATAAtcggggggggggaggggggggaatTAGAATTTTTTATTAGTTCTATTGCTATCTTCCTCATTTGATTATATACCTTTTCCATTTTGTCTCCCTACTTTTAGACTTGCGGGATAATTCAGGTTGAAAGGAATCTCAGGAGGACATAAAGTAAAACCATCTGTTGTAGAGAGTTTACTTTGCCCTCTACAGCAGGCAGGTGAAGACTTTGTCAAGTTCAGAATGTCTCTGCAAACACAGATTCCATCATCTTCCCAGGCACCCTTTGCTGGTTCTTTCCCTGCATATGCATAAGCTCAGTTCTAAAACTGTTCTCACTCTTTTTTCACAGTCACTCCAGTTTCTTTAAATTTGCAGCTAGGAGACAGCAACAGCAATTCCATGAGAGCAGTAGGATCCTGGTAACAGGCAGAGAGGAAGTCCAGCAGACTTGAAGAGGTAATTTCCCCTGGATTTATGGAAAGGGGAGAAGCAATCCTGTTGGTACTTAATTTATAGTTATCTACAGCTAATGAGCActaagaaggaaaagcaaaattttaccAGTGAGACAACAAGAGAAAGAACTGGTAGAGCCTATAACTTATTTGCAGATGCCCTTTTTCCTCAGTTGAACCATATTCAGGTTCAATGGAAACATTGCACCTCAGGGTGAAATAATTTAGGAAAGTTGCTGATGGGTAGAAGAGTCCAGTTGGTGTCTTTCTTCACTCTCGCAGTATTTTCTGTGtcaatacagatttttttttttctgttcacttACTGTCACTGCAAGTCTTATCAGGTCTCTGGACAGTGCCAGATTGTAGGTGAAATTCCCAAAACCTGAGAATAGCAGCAAGTTGTTTTTCTACTATGTATATACTCACccctctgtgtctgtgtgacaCTCTCTGTAACACAATTTATGTTCAGGCTGGCTGGCCTACTGCTACAGCTTTCAGTTAAAAAGCACAGGAATTATTGGGTGGCTTTATCTTTCTGCAGCTGTTGTATTTTTCCATCATACCTGGCCCACTGTTATAGAAAGATGCCTCTTGTCTGAAAAGCTCTGATACTAACAAGAGAAACACTGATCTGTAggatttcagaggaaaaaggcaaaaatgctCCTTTCCAATATGTGGTGAAAACTTCTGTACCACAGATGTAGGCTCTGCTAGAAAAGCCATATTCTGACCATATTTTTGGTTGTCATAGAAATTAGTTTATAGCTTAACTCCACAACTCTTTCTGTTTTTAAGTAATTAGGAGATGCAACTGTAACACACTATCACTTTTTTATGACAAGATTTAAGAAGGACACAGATCAAAGTAATGTAGCCCTACATCACATTTTGTGTCAAAGGTATGCTGGCTGGTCTACAGAGCCAGCCTGAAATATAGCCTTGGAATTGTCAAAGGAGACATTGTCATCAGTTCCTTGTAGATGAGTATGTGGCTGTAGGCAGATAATTCCTAATTGTGATGATAAGGGGCTACGGATATACAGACTAAACAGTCTCAACACACTTTTTGTTCCACTCTTTCAAACATAGGCATTCTGAAGTGTGGTAACtattttattatcattatcTATGTCCAGTGCTGTATAGAATTTTCTGTTACTTCAGAACTGTTATTTGTAAGTAAAAATAATCTATGACATTTACCTGTGAAAATAAACCTGTCATGCAGTTCAATTGGTAGGAAGAAACTCACAGaaaccatttaaaataaacttcagaACAGCTTTACATTTTATCTTCAAATAAGACAAATGATCAAGCACTCCAAACTACTATAATGACGTTTTTCAAGTTATCAAGCTTTTGGAACATATCATAGTATTCAGCAAAGCTGCTTCTACGTCTGTTTTGGGGACATCTCTACCTCCTCAAAGCTACACTACTCTTTAAACCTCTTGAACTTTCATTCTATACTCCTCTGCACAAATACTACAGAGAATAGCAAAAACCAGATATTTAGTATCTAGTTActatgaaacagaaaacaaagccaTCTTTTCTACTGTACAAATCAATAAAAGTGCAATCAGTTTTACACATATTAGAAGGGCAGTTAAATTtagaaatctaattttttttccattattttctcctGATTATTAGCAGGAACAGAGCATCTGGAATACACAGTTTCCATACAAGTCAAGAGGAATCAATCAGATCAATGAAGTTGAGTAGAAGTAGGCTAACACCATATACACCATAAAACTTGGACTACTTTGGACACTTACATGCTATGATCAGCCAGTGAGTTGTTAACGTTCAAgatcacagactcacagaacaTTTAAGGTCACAGAATGATTGAAGTGGGAAGGGACCTGTGCATATTGTGTAGTCCAACGCTTTGTTGAAAGCAGGGTCAGATACCACATTCAATTGCACTGAAGTTAAGTAAGAAGCACACCACATGGTTATCCAGCCCATTGTCAAATAAGGCAACCGACTGCCATTCAAGTTTTCTTACGCTATTACACAATTCCACGAGGCAACTTATTGCCTCTAATATACAAGCTCATTTTGCAGCTTCAGCAACACCACCATTCTAAGTAGTAATATGAACACTAAGCTGAGACAAATAACATCACAATGTTTTTCATCTCCCTTATCTAAGGTCTTACCTTCTGTTTTCCTTGTGTGCAACAGCTGGTCCAAGAAAGATTCCACCTTTTGAGATAAAGTAGTATTAAAAGAAGTAAACCTTGAATTCATCTACATGAACAGGGGAAGAGTCTCATTTCAGTTACACAAGAATTCAGAGAAGTGATTGTATCATCTTAAACCTTCTGATGAGTAATTCTACTTGCAGTAGCCCTGCCTTCAGCATTCTGTCTTTAGTTCTGTGTCAGTCCTTTCTGAATATATATGCTCATGTTTCCAGTGTGAAGTTAGTATTTGGTTTATGAATACAGGAAACTTAGCTGGAATACACCGCTTTCCACATTTAGTCTTATCATGTCTAAGTACTTCTAGAATGAAGTAGctaaaaaattagaaaagagaAGCATCCTGAAGTGATTTTTAGACAGGAGTTCATATCAACCAGTCAGAAGAAGACATGATTGCTTTCCAAAAGGCTTTAACAAAGGTCTTAGGTATTGCTCCACCTACCACTTAACCAGGTGAAACTAGACATCCCTGTCAGGTCTACCAATATATCAATTTATGTGGCCACACCCTAGTTCACTACTTATGAAATTGGGTTAGACtagaaacacaaatatttgGAGGTATTTCATTAATcaaactactttaaaaaatgagacTAACAGCAATCCCAGATAcagtgtggggtttggggaaatGCTAAGATCCAGTTAATGAGGCAGGACAGTAATCTGTAGCTGGAACAGAAGATTTCATTTAGCTTCTGCTGGAACTGGCTGCACTTAAAGTACAGAACTTGTCGTGCATTCTTGCTGTCAGATAAGAAggcacctgcagtgctgccccaCTTCAGTGGCAGCTTTGCTAGGTCAAGGGACTCCTCCAACCCCTTGACCATAAAAATCCTCTGCAAAGTCCTGCCCTCAAGTCTGCTGGCCCAGTCTTTCAAAAACTCACTCTCTGTGTTAGTTTGAGCAAACCAAGATGGACCTGCAAAGACCTGTCATTGAAAGTGAGTGGGCCTGGCTCATGTCGACACAGGCTGGGGAGCAACCAGACAAGTTTCACTGGTAGAACCTGGGAGGTGGAAATCTCTGGTGGGGGTGGTAATGAGCAGCTCAGGGTTCCATAGGTGTTCTTCTGGTAGCCTAGCTGCAGCCAGAACTCGCAGTGTGTACACAGAAAAccagcatccctgagcatcctctTTCATTCACAGAGAGAGTTGGGTGGCTATGAGACATTCTTCATCCTCCTAAGGTTCTGAATCACCCTCTGAAATTGTAAAACCCACATAAATATGATAAAGGGGTTCATAAGTCTAGATTATTCTTTTTCTGGTAGTATAGAGTAGCATTTCCATCAGTTCTCTTGAAATAATATATCCTAATGACAAAAATAGGGAAAAGAGtgttttaaactttaaaattaattaattttaagataACTTTAGGTTAATGGTAGGTCCTTTCTTAACatacaatgagaaaaaaatccaactagCGAGTTGTTTCTGTCCCACAGCATTAACCCTGCTGTCAATAATTAGTAAGAATTTAAATATAGGGACTAATACTAGAAAAAGCCAAATTAGATCAGCTAAAGTTTAATAGtagttaaatttttttctaaatgttgtatgtatacatttatttatgttcctaatttttttttttgtatagaTTTTGCTACTCTTAATTGAAAATGTGGAGAGTCCATCTCGACTAATGACAAaatgctgcagcacaggaacaATGTTTTCTGAGCTTGTCATTTAATGACACTTTGAACAGCTCAAGTCAATGCTCCTAAAGTTGAAATTCTGGACCAGCTAAATAAAACAAGCATTTTCTCTGCACGCCCTATTACTAACTCTCTTCAGTCTTTGCTTAGAGTTTCTTTGTAATCAGTTAATCTGCCTCAAACGAAAAAAGTGGAGAGAATGCAAAAGAACACAAACTGTAGCTGCACTGGTCTGGCTCAGAGTTCCTGAGTTTGCAGCAatgaaatttctcttttctttcctttacaCTGAAGCTGTATTTGCTTCTGGGTAAGAATCTGCTGTTAAATGTTAAATATGAATCAGTCTTTTGTAAGGCTGCACTAGAGATGGAGAGGTTAGTTTACTGGCTATT
This genomic window contains:
- the LOC140683521 gene encoding uncharacterized protein, giving the protein MACLSPPPFYSEPSLRRGGIRPPRVGAASSPPRRQRAKPQLLQRFSPAAEREEEGGGWSCDSDFAPRGAGRHRPARHRESKQAAGSGGAGCEGGLQQAAKCPGSGAIREAQHGAAAGERRESSGRPWPPTRVSSAGHRSAPPTPPGEAGPAAHPGRLTFLFGIMSLLRAAKVKRPKEAPAEARDPPGGGGGSGGDTGVAWCPQLCPRPVPAAPPPAPRQPPPPAPASPTGRAERGGRGSRLAPPAAPRPPPRRQPLIAGPGFSIRRREGEPGGGLGASGNLRAVSGEQRTASARKSLQWSLYR